The Natrarchaeobaculum sulfurireducens genome segment CCTGAGTCCGAACGCCGTTGTCGTAATCGTCGGGCTCCTCGAAGTTTTCGAGGGTCTCACAGGTGATGTACTCCTGGACGTTCGCACCGTCTATCACGTCGTCTTTCTCGAAACCGGCGACTCCGTCGTTGCGCTCGTCGTCATTATCGAAGGTACCGATATAGGTTGCAATCTCACTGTCGTCGGCGAACGTTCCGTCGTCGAACTCGCTCAGATCAACCGACTGCATCCCGTCCGTGTTGTCGTCTGGGTGAGCGTTGACGAACGGGTATCCGGCCGTTCCGTAGGGTTCGAAGTCGATTTCGGGTTTGTTGGCTTCCGGGCCGAAATACAGCTGTTGCCAGTCGATTCGGAGATCCAGTTCCCCCGCTGTCAGAGTGTTCCCTTCGAACGCCTCACGGTCGCTAAAGAAGGCACTCGTTCCCAACCCGGCCCCCGCCGACGCAGCGCCGATGGCACCGATTCCGGCGAGGGCCTTCCGCCGCGTTAATTTGATTTTTTTCGTCATTGGTGAGTGTGGAGATGTAGCGGCTGAGGACTATTCGACGTCAGAGCCTCCCAACGCGTCGGCCGCGTTATTGGCGACACCGTCTCCGTCGTTGTGGCGCTGCTGTTCGGCGTAGAACGCCAGGTCCCAGTCAAGGACGGCACCCTGAAGTTCGTTTCCGACGCCTGTCGGAATGGACAGCTCGATGCAGAGTTTCTTTTTCGCTTCGCCACCCTCCTCCAAGTCGAACGCTCCGAGTGGTTCACCATCTTCGAGTTCCTCGAGAAGCTCCTCGAAGGACTCGTACTCTGCGATCGTCTCGCCGTCGAGCGTGACGTCTTCGACTTCCGTCGCTTCGCCGATGGTAGTGAGGTCGTCGTTGCTTTCGACGTCCCAGAGATCGTCGGCGTCGACGTTTTCGGCTTCGTAGCCATTCTTGTCGTTGCTGTCAGCAGCGAGAGCCACGTAGCCGGGATTCTCTTCGACGGTGATGTCCCAGCAGAACTCGTACTCGTCTCCGGGTTTGGCGTCCTCGATTTTGATCGCATTAGCGACTACGTACCCAGGTTCTGCTCCGCCTCGATCGAGCCATGCCGTCTCGTCCGGGCCGATTTCGTCCTGGTCGATGTCGGTGATTTTCTGCTCAACCGTCAGGCCGAATTCGCCAGCCGTAATAGAATTGTCTTCGAACGTTTCCTGGTCGCTGAAGAACGCGCTCGTTCCAACGCCTGCGGCCGCGGAGGCAACACCGATCGCTGCGATACCGCCAAGTGCTCGTCGTCGAGTCAGTCGGAATTGGTTTTCGTCCGTCATAGTTGGTAATCCCCCAACGCCGTTCCGGCGATTGGGTTACTCACACCGATGGCGAACCCTGGGGTAGTTATGATCTGAGACGTCACATTCGAACGATTCGATAGCTACTCGACTGACTCGTTGAATCGCCCCTTCACTCCGGCTGAACATGCGATTAGCGACCCGTACGTTCGGCCATCCCATGCGTCAATCCGACGTTCGCGGTGGTCAACTGCCGTTTGCTACTGGTCAGATAAAGCGCATAATATCCTGACGCACATTCTACGGAATTTGCATCCGATTCAACGACGAGTAGTACTCCAGTAGGTCGCGTGTACATTTACCACCCAATCTGATACTCGAGCCATGGGGATTGACGCGGGTTCGTTCCCGCGACAGTCCACACACGGGGAACAATGTTCAGGGCGAATACCATTCCGGAAGAAGACATCTACGAAATACTCGCTAACCGTCGTCGTCGAGAGACGCTGCGACAATTAATGACCTCGACGAGCCAGAATCCTATGACGCTTCACGATCTTTCCCAGGAGGTTGCCGCCCGTGAAACCGGCCAAGCGCCGCCACCGAAAGCCATCCGAGAGAGCGTCTACAACTCACTGCACCAGACACACCTTCCGAAACTGGACGAACTGGGCATCGTTCACTACGACCGCGACGCTCGAACTGTCCAAGTGCGCAAGCGCGCACGAGACATTGACCGCTATATGGAAGTCGTCACTGGGTACGGCGTCACCTGGAGCGAGCTCTATCGAACCATCGGTGTAGGCTCCCTAACGATTTTGTTAGCAGCAATGCTCGAGGTGCCGTTCATCTCTGCCGTCGATCCGTTGCTGTGGGTGGTTATCTTTCTCAGTATATTCTCGATCACGATCGCCAGCCAACTGTGGTCAAACCGGTGGCTCATTCTGCGTGCACTGGTTGGGTGACATCCCCCCCACCTCTTCAGCGGTTTCTGGTACAATCTGAATGACTGAGCAGATTTGTTTACCCAACCAGAGGGTAATGAGTCGATCGCCTCAGCGTCGATCGGTGTCTCGACGATCCGGGTAAGGCAGGTTGTACAACTCATCGCGAGGACGTCCAGGCTGTGACAGCAAGACTCGACGATCTGGTGTTCAAGAGAGACCTCACCGCCACAACTCGGGCAGGTCTCGAGAAAGAGCCGCAACGTGGCGAGGAGCTCCATTTGCCCGATTATTGATCAGTGCCTCCAGATTGGATCGATCCGGTTGAGGACGAGGGCTCCAGCGATGTCGGCCCGACAGGCCGCCCTCGATTCCCATCTGGCAACGATGGTTCCATCGTGGATCGCATTGACATCCTCTCCGCCCTGAAGAGGCGAGGCTTTCGCCTTGGTTCCCCGTAAATGACGTCACCTGTTCAGCCACCTCGAGATCCTCCGGGTCGATCGCCAACAGAGTGGCGACTCCCAGCTCGATCGCTGCATCGCTTGTGGTTCGGTCGGCGATCGCTTCGAACCACGCGTCAGTAAACACTGATGTGAGGACGAGATCGTCGGTCTCCGCGTCTATTTCGATAAGGCCGAGTTCACGCAACTCTGACTCTGGGTGGAGTGTCGACTCGGTGTGAGTCTCGGCTTTATCAAATGTTTTGAGCACCCATACGGGCAAATATCGTTTAGTCAGCCAGGGAGTGCCTGGGATGAGATACCCATGAAATAAATAATGACGAGCGAGCCGACGAAGACGACTGGACCGACCACGCTACTCCGAACCGACGTTCCGTCGACGATCAAACCGAGGACCACTGCCAGGACGACCCCCAGGACGACGTTGACGGCTGTACATGGAAGACACCGGTTCTCACCGGTGTACTTCGAATTTTTCAGACGATTGGTACCAAATGAATGCTGGTGTCGGTTATCCACACAGTTAAGACGGTAAGAGACTGGGTAGTTCCACTGTGCTTGCCAGATTCCAAACACCGTATTCGATGTGAAAACTCGGTATGAAGTCCACTCAGACATAGATAACGCCTGTTTGACCGATTTTTTCGCTAAGCAGCGTTTTCGTCTGGCTCTATTGGCTACATCGATCGATCTATTTCCAGGTTACATCTCTGGAACGTGTGTATTCTTATACGAAACTGGAGGGATGTCCCTGTAGGCGGGGCGTGGACAACCGATGCAACTCGAGCGGACAAACGACAAGCAAGACACCGAGCAGAGTGGTGAGCAGTCGACGACATCGACGGACGATCGGTTCACGATCCTGTCAAACTCGCGTCGTCGGCACGCCATCAAGTATCTAGCGAGTTCAGACGAACCGGCAGTACGACTGCGAGATATGGCCGAACAGATCGCTGCGTGGGAAAACGACCTCTCGGTGTACGAAGTGAACTACAAGCAGCGAAAACGCGTGTACACGTCGTTGTATCAGACACACCTCCCGAGGATGAACCGGGTAGACATCGTCGAGTACGACCAGAGCTCCGGGATGATTTGGCCAACCGACGGTGTGACCGAGCTCTACCCGTATTTAGAACCGACGTCGCCGCCAGTATTTGATTGGCACCAGGTTGGAATCGTGGTGTCTGGACTCTGTTTTTTCCTCGTGACTGTGGCATTTCTTGAACTGATACCCGACGGAGGATGGGACGGATACGGCATTGCATTTCTGATTTCGATGCTATTCCTGACGGTTACGGCCGGACAGTATCTCGATAGTTGATGTCTTCCGACGTGGACGACAAGGTTTTGTACCTGCTCATCCACAATCCCTGTCAGTCAGTGACCACGTTATCAGCATCAAGAGTGACTTCCGGTGGTAGGTGGTTTGCCCCCAGTCGGTTTTGGCGATTCTGGTAGAGATTTACTGCACCGATACCCACGAACGTGGCCGACAACAACATCGCCCATGCGTATCCGGAGAGTAACGCGAACGGCACCAACCCAACCCAACCGAGCAACACACTTGTTGCGAACACCAATGCAGTACCAGTATAGAAGACACTCCACGGAATGTCATCTTCTGAAACAACGTCCAAGTAGACCTGGAGAGTATCGATATTCTCAGTCGGGCCGATTACCTTCTGTCTCGTATCGTATTCGACGAGTCCCACTGTACTGAGCTTGGGCAGGTGTGCCTGATGAAGCGCCGTATAGACGCGTTTTCGCTGTGTCGACGTTACTTTGTCTCGAGATATGCCGTTTTCCCACGCAGCAACCTGCTCAGATAGGGCTCGTAGACTGATTTTTTCGTCGGTTGTCATTAGATAATGGATGACAAACCTTCGTCGTCTATTGCTCAAAATTCGGTAAGCAGTCTCTCGGTCGATACCCTGATGTGATAGTTTCAGAGGACTACTCCCATCAGAGGGTTGGTGTCTCGTCACGCTCATCGTTCCAGCACCACGGTTAGGGTTGGAGCCATTGCTTTATTCCCGACTGTCCTCCACGACGTGAGACGTCTGCAGCCAGATACCGCGTCAGCAATCATATGTTGATTGTTCACATGAGCATTGGATAAGTTAGGGATTTTGAGTATCGAATTATAGTAACCAATATGTCACTATACAGTGTGGGAGCTTGCTCTACGAATGCTTCAAATAGTTGCTGATCGTTGTCAATTATGTAACCGAAACCGATGCATCGTCCAACCCGGCGACATACAAAGGGCAATAGGTCTTGCAAACAAATGCCAAACGAGGCAAATCCGTGAGCAAGCAGCACGTATCCGAACACTACGGAGACGACACCAAGCAGCTGTTACAGAAAGCACTGACAGGTCGGTTTGACTGCATCGACGAAAAGAACGTAAACCAACAATAGTTAACAGATTCGCATATAGAACCTTAGTTAACCATTTAGCGTTTCATTAGTCATCTTGCAGACAATAGTCTTTTGACGGTACAACCGAACGCTCTGATAATGAGCTCTGAACAAGAACACCTCAAAACGACGAACACCGAAGACCGGTTTGCGTTCAAAAACGAACACAAAGCTGCGCTTACCGCCGAAAAGGGCCTCGATGAAGAAACCATCAGGCTCATGTCCGAAGACAAAGACGAGCCCGAGTGGATGCTCGAGCGGCGTCTGCGTGCGCTGAAGGTTTTTCAGGAGATGCCGATGCCGACCGGCTGGCCGGGACAGCCGGACCTCTCGGAAGTCGACGTCAACAAGATCGTCCCCTACATCCGCCCGGACGTCGAGATGCGCGAGGGGACCGACGACTGGGAGAACCTCCCCGATGAGATCAAAGACACTTTCGACAAACTCGGCATCCCGGAAGCCGAGAAAGAGGCGCTCTCGGGCGTCGGCGCGCAGTACGAGTCCGAGGTCGTCTACCAGAACATGAAGTCCCAGTGGGAGGAGAAGGGGGTCATCTTCATGAACATGGACCGCGCGGTCCAGGAACACCCCGAAATCGTCAAAGAGTACTTCATGACGACGTGTGTGCCCCCGAGCGACAACAAGTTCGCGGCACTCCACGGGGCGATCTGGTCCGGCGGCTCGTTCGTCTACGTCCCCGAGGACGTCACCGTCGAGATGCCCGTCCAGGCGTACTTCCGCATGAACACCGAGGGAATGGGCCAGTTCGAACACACCCTCATCGTCGCCGAACCAGGCAGCGAAGTCCACTACATCGAGGGCTGTTCGGCACCCAAGTACTCGGCGTTTAACCTCCACAGCGGGGGCGTCGAG includes the following:
- a CDS encoding SipW-dependent-type signal peptide-containing protein, whose translation is MTDENQFRLTRRRALGGIAAIGVASAAAGVGTSAFFSDQETFEDNSITAGEFGLTVEQKITDIDQDEIGPDETAWLDRGGAEPGYVVANAIKIEDAKPGDEYEFCWDITVEENPGYVALAADSNDKNGYEAENVDADDLWDVESNDDLTTIGEATEVEDVTLDGETIAEYESFEELLEELEDGEPLGAFDLEEGGEAKKKLCIELSIPTGVGNELQGAVLDWDLAFYAEQQRHNDGDGVANNAADALGGSDVE
- a CDS encoding DUF7344 domain-containing protein, encoding MSVTRHQPSDGSSPLKLSHQGIDRETAYRILSNRRRRFVIHYLMTTDEKISLRALSEQVAAWENGISRDKVTSTQRKRVYTALHQAHLPKLSTVGLVEYDTRQKVIGPTENIDTLQVYLDVVSEDDIPWSVFYTGTALVFATSVLLGWVGLVPFALLSGYAWAMLLSATFVGIGAVNLYQNRQNRLGANHLPPEVTLDADNVVTD
- a CDS encoding DUF7344 domain-containing protein, which translates into the protein MQLERTNDKQDTEQSGEQSTTSTDDRFTILSNSRRRHAIKYLASSDEPAVRLRDMAEQIAAWENDLSVYEVNYKQRKRVYTSLYQTHLPRMNRVDIVEYDQSSGMIWPTDGVTELYPYLEPTSPPVFDWHQVGIVVSGLCFFLVTVAFLELIPDGGWDGYGIAFLISMLFLTVTAGQYLDS
- a CDS encoding DUF7344 domain-containing protein, with the translated sequence MFRANTIPEEDIYEILANRRRRETLRQLMTSTSQNPMTLHDLSQEVAARETGQAPPPKAIRESVYNSLHQTHLPKLDELGIVHYDRDARTVQVRKRARDIDRYMEVVTGYGVTWSELYRTIGVGSLTILLAAMLEVPFISAVDPLLWVVIFLSIFSITIASQLWSNRWLILRALVG
- the sufB gene encoding Fe-S cluster assembly protein SufB; this translates as MSSEQEHLKTTNTEDRFAFKNEHKAALTAEKGLDEETIRLMSEDKDEPEWMLERRLRALKVFQEMPMPTGWPGQPDLSEVDVNKIVPYIRPDVEMREGTDDWENLPDEIKDTFDKLGIPEAEKEALSGVGAQYESEVVYQNMKSQWEEKGVIFMNMDRAVQEHPEIVKEYFMTTCVPPSDNKFAALHGAIWSGGSFVYVPEDVTVEMPVQAYFRMNTEGMGQFEHTLIVAEPGSEVHYIEGCSAPKYSAFNLHSGGVEVFVKEDAHVQYSTVQNWSRNTYNLNTKRAIVEENGTMEWISGSMGSKATMLYPCSILKGRGATDTHITIAFAGEGQDIDTGAKVYHNAPETKSTIESKSISKDGGRTNYRGLVHIADGAENSSTAVECDALMFDNESTSDTMPYMEIEESKVDVAHEATVGKIGDEDIFYLQSRGLDDDDAKKMIVAGFIEPITEELPIEYAVELNRLIELEMEGSLG